A single window of Fischerella sp. PCC 9605 DNA harbors:
- the apcB gene encoding allophycocyanin subunit beta, with amino-acid sequence MRDAVTSLIKNYDVAGRYFDRNAIDSLKSYFESGTARVQAAGAINANAAAIVKQAGSKLFEEQPELIRPGGNAYTTRRYAACLRDMDYYLRYATYAIVAGSMDVLDERVLQGLRETYNSLGVPIGPTVRGIQIMKDLVKEQVAAAGVTNTSFLDEPFDYMTSELSEKDI; translated from the coding sequence ATGCGGGATGCAGTCACAAGCTTAATTAAGAATTATGACGTTGCTGGACGGTATTTTGACCGCAATGCGATCGACAGCCTCAAGTCCTATTTTGAAAGTGGAACGGCACGGGTGCAAGCCGCAGGTGCTATTAATGCAAATGCAGCGGCAATCGTCAAGCAGGCTGGCTCTAAATTATTTGAAGAACAGCCAGAGTTGATTCGCCCTGGTGGCAATGCCTACACGACTCGTCGCTATGCGGCTTGTTTGCGCGATATGGACTACTACCTGCGTTATGCTACCTATGCCATCGTTGCTGGTAGCATGGATGTGCTAGATGAGCGGGTTTTGCAAGGTCTGCGGGAAACCTATAATTCTCTGGGGGTTCCTATTGGTCCCACAGTTCGCGGTATCCAAATTATGAAAGACCTTGTGAAAGAGCAAGTAGCAGCGGCTGGTGTTACTAATACTAGCTTTTTGGATGAGCCGTTTGACTATATGACTAGTGAATTGAGCGAGAAGGATATTTAG
- a CDS encoding TlyA family RNA methyltransferase: MAKQRLDVLLVEKNLCSSRQQAQRLIQAGEVTVDGKLIDKPGMEVEVAAEIKVKERSRFVSRGGEKLAKALQEFAIAPEGRICLDGGISTGGFTDCLLQAGAKLVYGVDVGYGQVDWKLRNDPRVILKERTNLRYLTPDELYGTSPLSSQGEGYADLAVVDVSFISLTKILPALWRLTQPPREAVLLVKPQFEVGKNRVGKKGVVRDPKDHAEAIIQVLQAALELGWKYKDLTWSPVTGPAGNIEYLLWLGMDNEIAPPDLEAIQQMTKSAAADFREI; this comes from the coding sequence TTGGCTAAGCAAAGATTGGATGTTTTATTGGTAGAAAAGAATTTGTGTTCTTCAAGACAGCAGGCGCAGCGGCTGATTCAAGCGGGTGAAGTGACTGTTGATGGTAAGCTTATTGACAAGCCAGGGATGGAGGTTGAGGTTGCAGCTGAGATTAAAGTTAAGGAGCGATCGCGTTTTGTTTCGCGCGGTGGAGAGAAACTTGCTAAGGCGCTACAAGAGTTTGCTATTGCTCCAGAAGGGCGGATTTGCTTAGATGGTGGTATTTCTACAGGCGGTTTTACTGATTGTCTCCTGCAAGCTGGGGCAAAGCTAGTTTATGGCGTAGATGTTGGTTACGGACAAGTTGACTGGAAGTTACGTAACGACCCAAGGGTGATTTTGAAGGAACGCACGAATTTACGGTATCTTACACCAGATGAACTCTATGGTACATCCCCCTTGTCTTCACAAGGGGAGGGTTACGCTGACTTAGCAGTGGTGGATGTTTCGTTTATTTCGTTAACTAAAATTTTGCCTGCTTTGTGGCGGTTAACTCAACCTCCTCGTGAGGCGGTGTTGCTGGTGAAACCTCAGTTTGAAGTGGGGAAAAATCGTGTGGGTAAAAAAGGAGTTGTACGCGATCCAAAAGACCATGCTGAGGCAATTATTCAGGTGTTGCAAGCTGCTCTAGAGTTAGGATGGAAGTACAAAGATTTAACTTGGTCGCCTGTTACTGGCCCAGCCGGGAATATTGAGTATCTTTTGTGGCTGGGAATGGATAATGAGATAGCACCGCCAGATTTAGAGGCTATTCAGCAAATGACGAAATCAGCAGCAGCTGACTTTAGAGAAATTTAA
- a CDS encoding CP12 domain-containing protein, which produces MHLILFLPSITEAIAFVNSFCETHPEASECRIYDV; this is translated from the coding sequence GTGCATCTTATTTTGTTTCTTCCATCCATAACGGAAGCGATAGCGTTCGTAAACAGCTTCTGTGAAACTCATCCAGAAGCAAGTGAGTGTCGTATTTACGATGTTTAA
- a CDS encoding GTP-binding protein, which produces MTQSQQVPKNLQETHLNRARASLRQALSWYGNIRKPGQVSSNSQLAGLVKPELEALTATLNKLDYNVIKIAAFGLVSRGKSAVLNALLGQKILQTGPLHGVTQYPRSVRWNVGDKVQVELIDTPGLDEIAGEVRSQMAREVARQADLILFVVAGDITRTEYQALCELRQAQKPLILVFNKIDLYPDTDREKIYKNLQQLGAGNTQGKPLQPDEIVTIAAEPAPMEVRVEWPDGNVTYEWETPPPQVDELKQTILKILNREGRSLLALNALIQAREAEEAIASKTINVRQQEAEDLIWQFTRYKAVAVALNPIAFLDIIGGTVADLALIRSLARLYGLPMTGYEATKLLKTILLSSGGLLLGEIGSSLLLGLSKSTAAVAAGDNPSHITAYAGSAIAQAGIAGYGAFAVGKAAQVYLEKGCSWGQLGASTVIAEILAEVEPNTILYRLRQELGRNLGIVDE; this is translated from the coding sequence TTGACTCAATCTCAGCAAGTGCCAAAGAACCTGCAAGAAACTCATCTAAATCGCGCTCGTGCTAGTCTCAGACAAGCGCTGTCTTGGTATGGCAATATCCGCAAACCCGGACAAGTATCATCAAACTCACAATTAGCGGGTTTGGTCAAGCCAGAATTGGAGGCTTTGACTGCCACTCTTAACAAACTAGACTATAACGTGATTAAAATTGCCGCCTTTGGTTTGGTTAGTCGTGGTAAGTCGGCGGTGTTGAATGCTTTGCTAGGACAAAAGATTTTGCAAACTGGCCCCCTTCATGGTGTAACTCAGTATCCTCGTTCCGTACGCTGGAATGTTGGCGACAAGGTGCAGGTGGAGTTAATTGATACGCCAGGATTAGATGAAATTGCTGGAGAAGTGCGATCGCAGATGGCGCGAGAAGTAGCGCGTCAAGCAGATTTAATTTTGTTTGTAGTCGCTGGTGATATTACTCGTACTGAATACCAAGCTTTGTGCGAATTACGGCAGGCACAAAAGCCGCTGATTCTCGTGTTTAACAAAATAGATTTGTATCCAGATACAGACCGAGAAAAGATTTATAAAAATTTGCAACAGTTAGGTGCAGGAAATACTCAAGGTAAACCCTTACAGCCTGATGAAATTGTCACGATCGCGGCGGAACCCGCACCTATGGAAGTGCGTGTGGAATGGCCTGATGGAAATGTGACTTACGAATGGGAGACTCCACCGCCACAAGTAGACGAACTCAAACAAACTATTCTCAAAATTCTCAACCGTGAAGGGCGATCGCTTTTGGCTTTAAATGCACTCATTCAAGCAAGAGAAGCAGAAGAGGCGATCGCTTCCAAAACCATCAATGTACGCCAACAAGAAGCCGAAGATTTGATTTGGCAATTTACTAGATATAAAGCTGTGGCTGTGGCACTCAATCCCATCGCCTTTTTAGATATCATCGGCGGAACTGTAGCGGACTTGGCGTTAATTCGTTCTCTGGCGCGGTTGTATGGTTTGCCGATGACTGGTTACGAAGCTACAAAGCTTTTGAAAACGATTTTACTGAGTTCTGGTGGCTTGCTACTGGGAGAAATAGGTAGCAGTTTACTGTTAGGGTTAAGTAAAAGTACGGCTGCTGTTGCTGCGGGTGACAATCCCAGCCATATTACTGCTTATGCAGGCAGTGCGATCGCCCAAGCAGGTATCGCTGGCTATGGAGCCTTTGCTGTCGGCAAAGCTGCCCAAGTATACCTCGAAAAAGGCTGCTCTTGGGGACAATTAGGCGCTAGTACTGTCATTGCAGAAATTCTTGCTGAAGTGGAACCAAATACGATTTTGTATCGTTTACGCCAAGAGTTAGGACGAAACTTGGGTATAGTGGATGAATGA
- a CDS encoding sensor histidine kinase: protein MKYFDSKDFIKIPLRLILIVPFVVQISASVGLVGYLSFKNGQKAVNDLAGQVIDKSNSLVNQHLNSYLAIPHQINQMNVDAVETGLLDLQDFEHAGKYLWKQMQLYKNLSYNGYTLVTGQGAGSGNYPGSQSTTIDLYPLTVNGVSKVYSYATDAQGNRTKLLNNFDYNSFEQPWYINTVKAGKPIWSGVNAWDGAVGYIAASANYPIYDQSDKLLAVIGVDLLLSNISDFLRQIHVSPNGSIFIIERNGLLVANSSSQKPYVIVNGKTKRLAAADSSNLLIQATAKYLQQHLGDFHKIQDKQQLTFDFKGDRQFVEVTPWRDRFGLDWLVVVTVPESDFMAQINANTRNTIVLCLLTLAVASIVGIYTSRWITQPILRLSHASQAIAAGQLDYSVEVKGIDELEMLSKSFNHMARQLQESFTALGTANQQLEETNAELEQRVEARTAELQATIQELHRTQAYMVHSEKMSALGQMVAGVAHEINNPVNFIHGNLTHIDEYAQDLLRLVQLYQKYLSEPPIEIQKELDAIDFDFLDKDLTNVLKSMRIGTNRIREIVLSLRNFSRLDEAEVKEVDIHEGIDSTLVILNNRLKAKPDHPEIQVIKEYGKLPLVECYAGQLNQVFMNILSNAIDALEERDRDRSLEEIKAQPSTIWILTAAKDDTVTIRITDNGLGISDAVRSKLFNPFFTTKPVGKGTGLGLAISYQIVTDKHGGKLSCHSTPGQGAEFVIELLIHSAII from the coding sequence ATGAAATATTTTGATTCTAAAGATTTTATAAAAATACCTTTACGCCTAATTCTAATTGTTCCTTTCGTAGTTCAAATTTCTGCCTCTGTTGGGTTAGTCGGATATTTATCATTTAAAAATGGACAGAAGGCAGTCAACGATCTGGCCGGTCAGGTGATCGACAAAAGCAACAGCCTGGTAAATCAGCATCTAAATAGCTACTTGGCAATTCCGCATCAGATTAATCAAATGAACGTGGATGCTGTAGAAACGGGATTACTCGATTTACAAGACTTTGAACATGCAGGAAAATACCTTTGGAAACAGATGCAGCTCTATAAAAATTTGAGCTACAACGGCTACACTTTGGTTACAGGTCAAGGGGCTGGTTCTGGCAATTATCCAGGCAGTCAATCTACCACAATAGATTTGTATCCTTTAACAGTTAATGGAGTATCTAAGGTTTATTCCTACGCTACGGATGCTCAAGGAAATCGAACTAAGCTACTTAATAACTTTGATTACAACAGTTTTGAACAACCTTGGTATATAAATACGGTAAAAGCAGGTAAACCGATTTGGAGTGGTGTGAATGCCTGGGATGGTGCGGTTGGTTATATCGCTGCTTCCGCCAATTATCCTATTTACGATCAAAGTGATAAGTTGCTGGCTGTTATTGGTGTTGATTTACTGCTGTCGAATATCAGTGACTTTCTCCGCCAAATTCACGTCAGTCCAAATGGCAGTATTTTTATTATTGAACGCAACGGGCTATTAGTAGCCAATTCCAGTTCTCAAAAACCCTATGTAATTGTTAATGGTAAAACTAAACGATTAGCTGCGGCTGACAGTTCTAACCTCCTAATTCAAGCAACTGCTAAGTATTTACAGCAACACCTGGGTGACTTTCACAAGATTCAAGACAAACAACAGTTAACGTTTGATTTTAAGGGCGATCGCCAATTTGTCGAAGTCACTCCCTGGCGCGATCGCTTTGGTCTGGACTGGCTTGTGGTTGTAACTGTCCCCGAATCTGATTTTATGGCGCAAATCAACGCCAACACCCGCAATACAATCGTGTTATGCCTGCTGACTTTAGCAGTGGCATCTATTGTTGGTATTTATACCTCTCGTTGGATTACCCAACCCATTTTGCGTTTGAGTCACGCAAGTCAGGCAATTGCCGCTGGACAATTAGACTACTCGGTAGAGGTGAAAGGGATTGATGAGTTAGAGATGCTCAGTAAATCTTTTAACCACATGGCTAGGCAGTTGCAAGAATCTTTTACAGCCCTAGGAACAGCTAACCAACAATTGGAGGAGACTAACGCAGAACTGGAACAGCGGGTAGAAGCACGGACGGCTGAACTACAAGCAACTATTCAGGAACTGCACCGCACTCAAGCTTATATGGTGCATAGTGAAAAAATGTCAGCCCTCGGTCAGATGGTGGCAGGTGTGGCCCATGAAATCAACAATCCGGTCAACTTTATTCATGGTAATCTCACCCATATTGATGAGTACGCTCAGGATTTATTGCGCTTGGTGCAACTCTATCAAAAGTACTTAAGCGAACCACCCATAGAAATTCAAAAGGAACTTGATGCAATTGATTTTGACTTTTTAGACAAGGATTTAACCAATGTACTCAAGTCGATGCGAATAGGAACGAATCGCATTCGTGAAATTGTGCTGTCATTGCGAAACTTCTCGCGATTAGATGAGGCAGAGGTGAAAGAGGTTGATATTCATGAAGGCATCGATAGTACACTCGTGATTTTGAACAACCGCCTCAAGGCCAAGCCAGATCATCCCGAAATCCAGGTCATTAAAGAGTACGGAAAGTTACCTTTAGTAGAGTGCTACGCAGGTCAACTAAATCAGGTGTTCATGAACATTCTCAGCAATGCAATTGATGCATTGGAAGAACGCGATCGCGATCGGTCACTGGAGGAGATTAAAGCTCAACCCAGCACAATTTGGATTTTGACAGCTGCTAAAGATGACACTGTAACAATTCGTATTACGGATAACGGACTCGGTATCAGTGACGCAGTACGTTCCAAGTTGTTTAACCCATTTTTCACCACCAAGCCTGTCGGTAAAGGAACAGGATTGGGCTTAGCCATCAGCTACCAAATTGTCACAGACAAGCACGGCGGCAAACTTTCCTGTCATTCTACACCAGGACAAGGAGCAGAATTTGTAATTGAACTCCTCATTCATTCTGCAATTATCTAG
- a CDS encoding DNA cytosine methyltransferase, whose amino-acid sequence MDNKQRPIGVDLFAGAGGMSLGFEQAGFDVLAAVELDPIHCATYEFNFPFWSILCKSVEDVTGEEIRNRSAIGNQEIDVVFGGSPCQGFSIIGKRAFDDPRNGLVYHFLRLVLELQPKYFVFENVPGLTIGKHRQFLLEIIEEFRASGYEVEADYQVLNAANYGVPQHRARLFLLGCRQGLPLPKYPVANTKPAKSKKSQYLVIKADLPDTPTVWDAIGDLPEVDIYPELLDRDWVVAEYGKASKYSRKLRGLDFDRDNYRYERQFDSRILTSSIRTRHSTESMLRFQVTIPGKAEPISRFHKLDKNGICNTLRAGTARNRGAFTSPRPIHPSSPRCITVREAARLHSYPDWFRFHVTKWHGFRQVGNSVPPLLAKAIAVEIIRALGVVPIKPQKKMHLGDESLLKLNMSQAARRYGVSVDVIQPRKR is encoded by the coding sequence ATGGATAACAAACAAAGACCTATAGGTGTTGACTTATTCGCGGGTGCTGGTGGCATGAGCCTTGGCTTTGAACAAGCTGGGTTTGACGTACTGGCTGCTGTTGAGTTAGACCCAATTCATTGTGCTACCTACGAGTTCAATTTCCCTTTTTGGTCTATATTGTGCAAAAGTGTTGAAGATGTGACAGGCGAGGAAATTAGAAACCGTTCAGCTATTGGCAACCAAGAAATTGACGTTGTCTTTGGCGGTTCCCCTTGCCAAGGATTCTCGATTATTGGCAAACGCGCCTTTGATGACCCCCGCAATGGGCTTGTGTATCACTTTTTACGGTTAGTCTTAGAGCTACAACCCAAATACTTTGTGTTTGAGAATGTACCAGGACTAACTATTGGAAAGCATCGCCAATTTCTTTTAGAAATCATTGAAGAGTTTAGAGCATCTGGTTATGAAGTAGAAGCAGATTACCAAGTTCTCAATGCTGCCAATTACGGAGTACCCCAACACAGAGCTAGATTATTTCTGTTGGGATGTCGTCAAGGTTTGCCTCTACCTAAATATCCGGTAGCGAACACTAAACCAGCAAAATCTAAAAAATCGCAATATCTTGTCATCAAGGCTGATTTACCAGATACTCCCACTGTTTGGGATGCCATTGGTGACTTACCGGAAGTAGACATATACCCAGAATTGCTTGATAGAGACTGGGTAGTAGCAGAATATGGTAAAGCCAGCAAATATAGCAGAAAACTGCGTGGATTAGATTTTGATCGAGATAACTACCGCTACGAAAGGCAATTTGATTCCAGAATCTTGACCTCAAGCATTCGTACTCGACACAGTACAGAATCGATGCTGAGATTTCAGGTGACTATACCTGGTAAAGCAGAACCTATTAGTCGCTTTCATAAACTGGACAAAAATGGTATCTGTAACACCCTCAGAGCTGGAACAGCCAGGAACCGGGGGGCTTTCACCTCTCCTCGCCCCATTCATCCTTCTAGTCCACGATGTATCACCGTCCGAGAAGCAGCACGACTGCATTCTTACCCCGATTGGTTTCGATTTCATGTCACCAAGTGGCATGGTTTCCGACAAGTGGGAAACTCAGTACCTCCCTTACTTGCTAAGGCAATTGCAGTTGAAATCATCCGCGCTTTGGGAGTAGTTCCAATCAAACCACAAAAAAAGATGCATTTAGGAGATGAAAGTTTATTAAAACTAAATATGTCTCAAGCCGCTCGGCGTTATGGTGTGTCTGTAGATGTCATACAGCCAAGAAAAAGATAA
- a CDS encoding HD domain-containing protein codes for MLSERFTEALTYATQLHAKQVRKGSGVPYIAHLLGVASIALEYGANEDEAIAALLHDAIEDQGGAATREEIRRRFGDRVTAIVDGCTDADTTPKPPWRERKQVYIAHLATASPSVLLVSAADKLHNAQSITKDYRLLGESLWQRFQGGKEGTLWYYRALVTAFRQIGSYPLFEELERVVSELEDLTSGDS; via the coding sequence ATGCTCTCAGAACGTTTTACAGAAGCCCTAACCTACGCCACACAACTCCATGCGAAACAAGTTCGCAAAGGTTCAGGAGTTCCCTACATTGCTCATTTGTTGGGTGTCGCTAGTATTGCCTTAGAATACGGGGCAAATGAAGATGAAGCGATCGCCGCTTTGTTACACGATGCCATTGAGGATCAGGGCGGTGCTGCAACACGTGAAGAAATTCGCCGTCGCTTTGGAGATCGTGTGACTGCAATTGTTGATGGTTGCACCGATGCCGACACTACACCCAAGCCACCGTGGCGAGAACGTAAACAAGTATACATTGCTCACCTTGCTACTGCTTCACCTTCGGTGCTGCTTGTGAGTGCTGCTGATAAACTCCACAATGCGCAATCAATCACAAAAGATTATCGCCTTTTGGGCGAATCACTTTGGCAACGCTTTCAAGGAGGCAAAGAGGGTACGCTTTGGTATTATCGGGCGTTAGTAACTGCTTTTCGCCAAATAGGATCTTATCCGCTCTTTGAAGAACTAGAACGGGTTGTTTCAGAACTGGAAGATTTGACTTCTGGAGATTCTTAA
- a CDS encoding ribose-phosphate pyrophosphokinase has protein sequence MNAHRGSAVLSTATFKLPPTATGIAENHRLRLFSGSANVPLSQEVARYLGMDLGPMIRKRFADGELYVQIQESIRGCDVYLIQPSCHPVNDNLMELLIMIDACRRASARQVTAVIPYYGYARADRKTAGRESITAKLVANLITQAGASRILAMDLHSAQIQGYFDIPLDHVYGSPVILDYLISKQLEDIVVVSPDVGGVARARAFAKKLNDAPLAIIDKRRQAHNVAEVLNVIGDVKGKTAVLVDDMIDTGGTIAEGAKLLREEGAREVYACATHAVFSPPAVERLSSGIFEEVIVTNTIPVKESDRFSQLVVLSVANLLGETIWRIHEDSSVSSMFR, from the coding sequence ATGAATGCACATCGAGGATCAGCTGTGCTGAGTACTGCTACTTTCAAATTGCCGCCAACTGCAACAGGAATAGCTGAAAACCATCGCCTGCGGCTATTCTCTGGCTCTGCTAATGTACCCCTGTCTCAAGAAGTAGCTCGTTATCTGGGCATGGACTTGGGACCTATGATTCGTAAACGATTTGCGGACGGAGAACTTTATGTTCAAATACAGGAATCAATTCGGGGCTGTGATGTTTATTTAATCCAGCCCTCTTGTCATCCTGTGAACGACAATTTGATGGAATTACTAATTATGATTGATGCCTGTCGTCGAGCTTCAGCCCGACAGGTAACAGCAGTAATTCCTTATTATGGTTATGCCCGTGCTGACCGAAAAACAGCAGGACGGGAGTCAATAACTGCCAAGCTGGTTGCTAACCTAATTACCCAAGCAGGTGCTAGCCGCATTTTGGCAATGGATTTACATTCAGCCCAGATACAGGGATATTTTGATATTCCCCTAGATCACGTTTACGGCTCCCCAGTAATACTGGATTATTTGATCAGCAAACAGCTCGAAGATATTGTAGTTGTATCCCCAGATGTAGGTGGTGTAGCACGAGCTAGGGCATTTGCGAAAAAACTGAATGATGCCCCCTTAGCGATTATTGATAAACGTCGTCAGGCTCATAATGTCGCCGAGGTATTGAATGTCATCGGTGATGTGAAAGGGAAAACGGCAGTGCTAGTAGATGACATGATTGATACTGGCGGCACGATCGCAGAGGGAGCAAAGCTACTGCGCGAGGAAGGAGCACGTGAGGTATATGCCTGTGCCACTCATGCGGTGTTTTCCCCTCCTGCGGTAGAGCGGTTGTCAAGTGGTATTTTTGAGGAAGTGATTGTCACCAATACAATTCCTGTCAAAGAGAGCGATCGCTTCTCGCAATTGGTGGTTCTTTCGGTGGCTAATCTGCTAGGCGAAACAATCTGGCGGATTCATGAAGATAGTTCAGTAAGTAGTATGTTCCGCTAA